A genomic segment from Pseudomonas sessilinigenes encodes:
- a CDS encoding fimbria/pilus outer membrane usher protein yields the protein MTSYLSPCSSRTVGLPLCALVVAMASPSAFGKNQAGTVFNEQFLNIGGDQPSADLSVFSFGNRVLPGTYTVDTVLNDSNIGQNEVRFNKQADDAQDATPCLTPALLDDWGVKTSVFPALANSSPETCVDLGKVIAQATVSYDPGNQRLFLSIPQAALKRSARGAISPDRWDKGINAAMLDYQLSFSRYDGNNLRGNTVSPVQQNVFDNTSAPNKLERDTYFGGLRGGFNIDDWRFRHFSTYNRSLDGQGRWQAINTYLQRDIASIRGQLLIGDGNTPGNFFDSVQFRGVQVSSDDAMLPDSQQGYAPTIRGVAQTNARVEVRQNGYLIYSTYVAPGPFVLDDLYPTSSSGDLEVIITESDGRETRYAQAFSAVPTLLREGTWRYSATAGQYRSGYGSSRGKERPSLVQGTLARGLAQDFSIYGGTILADKYQSALSGVGKNLRSFGALSLDISHARTTDRDDQTFNGQSLRFLYAKTFEKTNTNFRVAGYRYSTSDYRTLQEAVQMQDMLDGRPFNNRRNELRFELAQSLGQWGTLHTSARQQSYWNSNSRDRLVQIGYSGSYQKLNFNLFYNHSTNLDAASNRQLMLTLSIPLGDTRASAQYMVMKDNNDQLVQQASVYGSALDDNRLTYNVTGDDSNQSGTSSSANMSYLSSIGRLDLGRSQGRGYGQTTVGMAGGVLVHGDGLTLSQPLGETIALAQAPKANDVGFEIRPGVRTDKSGDAVIPNLSPYRVNRLALLTGDLGDEVEVKNAALDVVPTRGAVVKAKFATSVGYRLMMTLTNKDGSPLPFGSKIENELGQEVGIVGPEGQAFVTGAGEKGKLRVVWGRNEKDQCTLAYQLPKEESSKPIRELNEQCG from the coding sequence GCTCCTCACGCACGGTGGGATTGCCGCTATGTGCCCTCGTCGTCGCAATGGCCAGTCCAAGTGCATTCGGCAAGAATCAGGCAGGAACTGTATTCAACGAACAGTTCCTCAACATCGGTGGCGACCAGCCAAGTGCCGACCTGTCGGTGTTCTCGTTTGGCAACCGCGTCCTACCGGGCACCTACACCGTGGATACGGTGCTCAACGACAGCAACATCGGGCAAAACGAAGTGCGCTTCAACAAACAGGCGGACGACGCACAAGATGCGACGCCTTGCCTGACGCCAGCCCTGCTCGACGATTGGGGCGTGAAGACGAGTGTCTTCCCCGCATTGGCAAACAGCTCGCCAGAGACCTGCGTTGATCTGGGCAAGGTCATTGCACAAGCCACTGTAAGTTACGACCCAGGTAACCAGCGTCTTTTCCTGAGCATCCCGCAAGCAGCCCTCAAGCGCTCTGCACGCGGTGCCATCAGCCCGGATCGCTGGGACAAAGGCATCAATGCGGCCATGTTGGATTATCAGCTCAGCTTCTCGCGCTACGACGGTAACAACCTGCGCGGAAATACAGTGAGCCCTGTGCAGCAAAATGTTTTCGACAATACATCGGCGCCTAACAAGTTGGAGCGCGATACTTACTTCGGCGGATTGCGTGGCGGCTTCAACATAGATGATTGGCGCTTCCGGCATTTCTCGACTTATAACCGCAGCCTGGATGGGCAGGGTCGCTGGCAAGCCATCAATACCTATTTGCAACGTGATATCGCATCAATTCGCGGTCAGTTGCTCATTGGCGACGGCAACACACCCGGCAACTTCTTTGACAGTGTGCAGTTTCGTGGCGTGCAGGTTAGTTCCGATGACGCGATGCTGCCGGACAGTCAACAGGGGTACGCGCCGACCATCCGAGGCGTGGCACAAACCAATGCGCGGGTAGAAGTACGCCAGAACGGCTACCTCATCTACAGCACCTATGTCGCCCCCGGGCCTTTCGTCCTGGACGACCTCTACCCTACTTCGTCGAGTGGTGACCTCGAAGTCATCATCACTGAATCCGATGGGCGCGAAACGCGTTATGCACAGGCATTTTCCGCCGTGCCAACACTGTTACGCGAAGGCACCTGGCGCTACAGCGCCACAGCTGGCCAGTATCGGAGTGGCTACGGGTCATCGCGAGGCAAAGAACGCCCATCTCTCGTACAGGGCACTCTGGCCCGCGGCCTGGCACAGGACTTCTCGATCTATGGTGGGACCATCCTCGCGGATAAATATCAATCCGCATTGTCTGGGGTAGGTAAGAACCTGCGCAGTTTCGGCGCACTCTCGCTCGACATCTCCCATGCCCGCACTACTGACCGAGATGACCAAACGTTCAACGGCCAGTCGTTGCGTTTTTTGTACGCCAAGACGTTCGAGAAGACCAATACCAACTTCCGCGTGGCCGGCTATCGATATTCCACCAGTGACTACCGCACGCTCCAGGAAGCGGTTCAGATGCAGGATATGCTGGATGGGCGCCCCTTCAACAACCGTCGCAACGAATTGCGTTTTGAACTGGCGCAATCGCTGGGCCAATGGGGAACGCTTCACACTTCGGCTCGCCAGCAGAGCTATTGGAACAGCAACTCCAGGGATCGCCTGGTCCAGATCGGTTACTCCGGCTCCTACCAGAAGCTGAACTTCAACCTGTTCTATAACCACAGTACCAACCTGGACGCTGCCTCCAATCGCCAGCTCATGCTGACACTGTCCATTCCACTGGGCGATACACGTGCCAGCGCGCAGTACATGGTGATGAAGGACAACAACGACCAGCTCGTCCAGCAGGCGAGCGTGTACGGCTCGGCCCTTGACGATAATCGCCTGACCTACAACGTGACGGGCGACGACTCGAATCAATCGGGCACCAGCAGTAGCGCGAACATGAGCTACCTCTCATCCATTGGCCGGCTTGACCTTGGACGCTCGCAAGGCCGTGGCTACGGCCAGACCACCGTAGGCATGGCCGGAGGTGTGCTGGTGCACGGCGATGGCCTGACTCTTTCCCAGCCACTGGGTGAAACCATTGCATTGGCCCAGGCTCCCAAGGCCAATGATGTCGGCTTCGAGATCCGCCCTGGCGTGCGTACCGACAAATCCGGTGATGCCGTGATTCCCAACCTGAGCCCATACCGAGTCAACCGCCTGGCACTGCTGACCGGCGATTTGGGCGACGAGGTAGAAGTCAAGAATGCGGCCCTGGACGTAGTACCGACCCGAGGCGCCGTGGTGAAGGCCAAGTTCGCTACATCGGTCGGCTACCGCCTGATGATGACACTGACAAACAAGGACGGCTCGCCGTTGCCATTCGGCTCCAAGATCGAGAATGAACTCGGGCAGGAAGTTGGGATTGTCGGTCCAGAGGGACAAGCCTTCGTTACCGGTGCGGGCGAGAAAGGAAAGTTAAGGGTGGTGTGGGGCCGCAACGAGAAAGATCAGTGCACGTTAGCATACCAACTGCCTAAGGAAGAGAGTTCAAAGCCGATTCGCGAGTTGAACGAGCAATGTGGCTGA